Proteins encoded within one genomic window of Babesia bigemina genome assembly Bbig001, chromosome : IV:
- a CDS encoding protein serine/threonine kinase 1, putative: MYRRSYSSRRRRSSHSRAHRGRRRHRSSSRGDRGSRRRHGSYGSRSSSSSYRRSTSRLRRVDSGHRRHSRRDALRDSRRCYDDRRDSHKISDSRYERRDVSDHDSRRRRYDRRTRDRSVSVSRRRRSHHKDQWHRRHRSPTRSPSDHKRYRESNDRIVHFKWEPGMMLDDYRVVQKIGDGTFGRVLHCEKNGEHFAVKVVRDVEKYVSSAKIEVDILMDIRKVDVAGESHCVVLHDHFMFKRRIMCLVFEQLGDSLYDFLKRNDYKGFFMADIQKIAYQLLKGLAFLKKNRLIHTDLKPENILLTCGREEFIEVPFPRSMTGMMTRRPATADIKIIDFGSTIYEDDYHSTIINTRQYRSPEVILDIGWSYASDMWSLGCILIEIYTGDLLFNTHSHLEHLAMMEQTVGRLPASMLEKARTTDGRRYLHPDKLSLNWPDGARSRSSVERVKYCSGIMELVKPEHRPFAEFIKYILNPDPEKRPTPEDAMEHEFLVLTLPEN, from the exons ATGTATCGCAGGAGTTACTCGAGCCGCCGGCGTCGGAGCTCCCACAGTCGCGCTCATCGCGGCCGTCGCCGTCACCGCAGCAGCTCGAGGGGAGACCGCGGGAGCCGCCGTCGTCATGGCAGCTATGGCAGTCGCAGCAGCTCTAGTTCTTACCGCCGCTCGACTTCCCGTTTGCGACGCGTCGATTCcggccaccgccgccattCACGGCGTGATGCGCTGCGTGATTCCAGGCGGTGCTACGACGACCGCCGGGACAGCCACAAGATCTCCGACAGCCGTTACGAGCGGCGCGATGTGAGCGATCACGATTCGAGGCGTCGGCGCTATGATCGGCGGACCCGGGATCGGTCTGTTTCCGTGAGCCGGAGGCGCCGGTCGCACCACAAGGACCAGtggcaccgccgccaccgctCTCCCACACGCAGCCCCTCGGATCACAAGCGGTACCGCGAATCGAATGACCGCATCGTGCATTTCAAGTGGGAGCCCGGTATGATGCTGGACGACTACAGGGTGGTGCAGAAGATCGGCGACGGCACCTTCGGCCGCGTGCTCCACTGTGAAAAGAACGGGGAGCATTTCGCGGTGAAGGTGGTGCGCGACGTGGAGAAGTACGTGAGCTCCGCGAAGATTGAGGTTGACATTCTGATGGACATCCGCAAGGTGGACGTGGCCGGCGAGAGCCATTGCGTGGTGTTGCATGACCATTTTATGTTTAAGAGACGCATAATGTGTTTGGTGTTTGAGCAGCTGGGCGACTCGCTCTATGATTTTTTGAAACGTAACGACTATAAGGGCTTTTTCATGGCCGACATTCAGAAAATCGCCTACCAGCTCCTGAAGGGGCTCGCGTTCCTGAAAAAGAACAGGCTGATCCACACCGATTTGAAGCCCGAGAACATCCTCCTCACATGCGGACGCGAGGAGTTCATCGAGGTGCCCTTCCCACGGTCGATG ACCGGCATGATGACCAGGCGTCCCGCGACTGCGGACATCAAGATAATTGACTTCGGCAGCACGATCTACGAGGACGACTACCACAGCACAATCATCAACACTCGCCAATACCGCTCGCCGGAGGTGATTCTGG ACATTGGGTGGTCTTACGCGAGCGACATGTGGTCTCTGGGCTGCATTCTAATTGAAATTTACACGGGTGATTTGTTGTTTAACACCCACAGCCATCTGGAGCATCTGGCCATGATGGAGCAGACGGTCGGCCGCCTGCCGGCTAGCATGTTGGAGAAGGCGCGGACGACCGACGGCCGCCGCTATCTGCACCCTGACAAGCTCTCCCTAAACTG GCCCGACGGCGCGCGTTCGCGTTCTTCGGTGGAGCGAGTCAAGTATTGCTCGGGCATCATG GAGCTGGTGAAACCCGAACACCGTCCATTCGCGGAGTTCATCAAATACATTCTGAATCCGGACCCGGAGAAGCGCCCCACGCCAGAGGATGCGATGGAGCACGAGTTCTTGGTGCTGACGCTGCCGGAGAACTAG
- a CDS encoding DEAD/DEAH box helicase, putative: MEHPDSDAQEKPTEPEENHDESGRFEWAPLEYDAALQAEGLFGLEVLQDESGLPPIKKAKTVKEKAKKKKTPVKKQAKEEEEADTSEELPDGEIEKATRAWNSLLFDDWEIPIQVRRNLHAAGMLLPTTIQKLVFKPSLTGSANIVASAKTGSGKTLAFSLPIILALLKHERAGEERPILCLAVLPTRELALQVKDTIAMLLKGTSMSVFALIGGIAIQKQERVLKYKPEVIVATPGRLWDAMQELDMKFDLKYLVLDEADRLVSDKAFKELGSIVAKVRTSRTQNFICSATMLNKKKDLKVIFKMLQIKNPTVCVASHKGDVVMPYDQFAQQKFFKIKEDEETCNTTLPENLKFQVVKCLDNEKELKLVAYLMEHYSNVDHGRTIIFVNSISYAYRLEPLLSLILWRDKHELRIAKSHCMTLDKESKVNYITSLHSRLRQKQRLKRLEQFNKHDKAIMVCTDVAARGIDLPKVDGVVHFQPPRNASLFIHRSGRTARLSAQGTRSSSALMSVPGAAICICESSEAETWEKLFKAVNRRMDDEEEILGCIPQKQYQRWSPAEVPSNVAGYKKLLMLASSIEAQEHQVGGGNGIRNNVLQLTKKAKTESWLHTFAKQADIVLSDEESDEEARHSRSTTYKLLKAGKRKLLSVSPKRIESPKETQLRSNNDG, encoded by the exons TCCGGACTCAGACGCGCAGGAGAAGCCAACCGAACCGGAGGAGAACCACGACGAGTCCGGAAGGTTCGAATGGGCGCCGCTCGAGTACGACGCCGCCCTTCAGGCGGAAGGGCTCTTCGGACTCGAGGTTCTGCAGGATGAAAGCGGCCTTCCACCGATCAAGAAGGCCAAAACTGTCAAAGAAAAGGCTAAGAAAAAGAAAACGCCAGTAAAGAAGCAGGCAAAAGAGGAAGAGGAGGCAGACACGTCGGAGGAGCTTCCGGACGGCGAAATAGAGAAAGCAACCCGCGCCTGGAACAGCCTGCTCTTCGACGATTGGGAGATACCGATCCAAGTGCGGCGCAACCTTCATGCGGCGGGTATGCTCCTGCCCACGACCATACAGAAATTGGTGTTCAAGCCCTCTCTAACCGGCTCTGCAAACATCGTGGCATCGGCAAAAACG GGATCCGGCAAAACACTCGCTTTCTCACTTCCCATCATTCTGGCGTTGCTGAAGCACGAGCGAGCAGGTGAGGAACGACCGATACTCTGCCTGGCCGTTCTCCCCACCAGGGAGCTCGCCCTACAAGTCAAGGACACCATAGCGATGTTGCTGAAGGGCACTTCGATGAGCGTGTTCGCGCTCATTGGAGGCATTGCCATCCAGAAGCAGGAAAGGGTGCTCAAGTACAAGCCTGaagtcatcgtcgccacgcCCGGCAGGCTCTGGGACGCCATGCAGGAGCTCGACATGAAATTCGACCTGAAGTACCTGGTACTGGATGAAGCAGACAGGCTGGTCAGCGACAAGGCCTTCAAGGAGCTGGGCTCGATCGTGGCGAAGGTCCGGACCAGCCGCACCCAGAACTTCATCTGCTCCGCCACAATGCTGAAC AAGAAGAAGGATCTGAAGGTCATTTTCAAGATGCTCCAAATCAAGAATCCGACCGTTTGCGTGGCCTCGCACAAGGGGGACGTGGTCATGCCCTACGATCAGTTCGCGCAACAGAAGTTTTTCAAAATAAAGGAGGACGAAGAGACGTGCAACACGACCTTGCCGGAGAACCTCAAGTTCCAGGTTGTCAAGTGCTTGGACAACGAAAAG GAGCTCAAGCTCGTCGCGTATCTGATGGAGCACTACTCGAACGTGGATCACGGCAGGACCATCATCTTCGTGAACAGCATCTCCTATGCATACCGGCTGGAGCCCCTCCTCAG CCTGATCCTCTGGAGGGACAAGCACGAGCTCAGGATCGCAAAATCGCACTGCATGACCCTGGACAAAGAATCCAAGGTCAACTACATCACGAGCTTGCACTCGAGGCTGCGGCAGAAGCAGCGCCTCAAGCGGTTAGAACA GTTCAACAAACATGACAAGGCCATTATGGTGTGCACTGACGTGGCTGCACGGGGCATCGACCTGCCCAAGGTGGACGGGGTGGTGCACTTCCAGCCGCCGAGGAACGCAAGCCTCTTCATACACAGGTCGGGGCGCACGGCGCGTCTCTCCGCACAAGGTACGCGTTCCAGCAGCGCGCTAATGAGTGTGCCAGGCGCTGCAATATGCATCTGCGAGAGCTCGGAGGCCGAGACGTGGGAGAAGCTGTTCAAGGCCGTTAACCGGAGGATggatgacgaggaggagatcCTGGGCTGCATTCCGCAGAAGCAATACCAGCGTTGGTCACCCGCAGAAGTGCCGTCAAATGTCGCAGGGTACAAGAAGCTGCTAATGTTGGCGAGCTCCATAGAGGCGCAGGAGCACCAGGTTGGCGGCGGGAACGGTATACGAAACAACGTGTTGCAGCTCACGAAGAAGGCCAAAACGGAATCGTGGCTACACACCTTCGCCAAACAGGCGGATATCGTGCTCAGCGATGAGGAATCGGACGAGGAAGCCAGGCACAGCCGATCGACGACGTACAAGCTCCTCAAAGCCGGGAAGAGGAAACTCCTCAGCGTAAGTCCCAAACGCATCGAAAGCCCAAAAGAAACGCAGTTGCGGTCTAATAATGACGGCTAG